The Thermomonospora amylolytica sequence CACAGGTGCCGGTCTTGCCGGCGGCCGGGCGGCCGATGCCGTTGCCCCTGGCGGTGCCCTGGGTCAGCACGCCCTTGAGGATCTCGTTCACCTGGTCGGCCACGTTCTGCGCGACGACCTGCTTGCACTCCTTCTCGGGCAGCTTGAGCCTGCCGCCGTCGGGGGCGACGACGTCCAGGACGGCGACCGGCTCGCAGTACTTGCCGCGCGCCGCGAAGCCCGCGTACGCGGCGGCCAGGTGCACCATGTCGACGTCGTTCACGCCCAGCACCTGGGACGGGACCTGCTGGAGCGGCTTGCCGTTGCCCTGCTTCATCCCGAAGCGCTCGGCCATCTTGACCGCGTCGCACAGGCCGACCCGCTTCTCCAGTTCGGCGTAGAAGGTGTTGACCGACATCCAGGTGCCGTTCTTGAGGTTGTACGGCCCGTTCTCGGCGGGGTCGGAGTTCGCGACGGTCCACGGCGGGAAGCCGTCCCCGTTGCAACTGGTGAAGCCGCTGACGGTGGTCCGGCTGGGCGAGTGGATCGACGTGCGGATCGGGATGCGCTTCTCCAGCGCCGCCGCCAGCGTGAACGTCTTGAACGTCGACCCGGCCGACACACCGACGCCGCCGCCGTGCCACATGTCGGCGGCGAGGTTCAGCGAGGTCTTGCCCGGCCCCGCGCCGAACCGCTTGCTCTGCCCGATCGCCTTGATGTGGCCGGTGCCCGGCTGGACCATCGCCTCGACGGCGACCTTGTTGCTGGTCGGCGACACCCGCGAGCGCACCGCCTTGTCGAGGGCGTTCTGCGCCTTCATGCTCAGCGTGGTGCGGATGACGTAGCCGCCGCGGCGCAGCTTGCTCTCGATCTCGGCCTGGCGCTGCTTGGGCAGCTCCCAGTACTTGCCGTCCGAGAGGATCTGGTACATCTCGTACTTGACGTACTCGCAGAAGAACGGCGCCTTGCTGGTCTCGCAGCCGCCGACCGGCTTGTCCTCGTTCAGCTTGATCGGCTGGGCCGCCGCCGCGTCCGCCTGCGCCTTGGTGATCATGCCGAGCTGGGCCATCCGGTACAGCACGGTGTCCCGCCGCTTGCGGGCGTCCCGCGGGTTCTGCACCGGGTCGTAGGCGCTGGGGTTCTGGGTGATGCCGGCCAGCAGCGCCGCCTCGGGCAGCGTCAGATCCTTGGCCGGCTTGCTGAACCACCGCTTGGCCGCCGCCTGCACCCCGTAGGCCCCGCCGCCGAAGTAGGCGATGTTGAGATAGCCCTCGAGGATCTGGTTCTTGGACATCGTCTCCTCGAGCCGCAGCGCGTAGCGCAGCTCGCGGATCTTGCGGTCCACGGTCGGCGCGGTGACCTCGCGGTACTCCTCCTCGGTCCGGGCGTTCTCCACCAGCAGGTTCTTGACGTACTGCTGGGTCAGGGTCGACCCGCCCTGGGTGCTGTCGCTGCTGGCGTTGTTGACCAGGGCGCGCAGGGTGCCCTTGAGGTCCAGGGCGCCGTGCTCGTAGAAGCGCGAGTCCTCGATGCCGATGACCGCCTTCTGCATGATCGGCGCGATCTGGTTCAGCCGCACCGACTCGCGGTACTTGTCGAAGAACACCGCGATCTGCTCGCCCTTGGCGTCGTACACCACCGTCTTCTCCGGCGGCGGGGACGTGTTGAGCTCGGCGTCCATCTCCTGGAAGTCGTTGGCGGCGTCCCGCGCGGTCAGCCCGACGCTCCCGACCCCCGGCAGCGCGATGAACGCGACCAGCACGCCGGCCACCACCCCTGCCGCGAGCAGGCGCACGAGCTGGACGATCGCGTTTCTACGACCCTGATTTTGCGCAAGCACGGCTCCTACCGTACCCGCGGTTGACCACTACCAACGGGTCCCCGTTCGCCCCCTCCCGTCACCCCGGCGACCACCCAACCCCTCGCACCTCCCGACGCATGTCATCCACACCTCCGCAGTCCGCCGGCAGGAGGCAGCGGCCGGTGCATCCGGAACGAACGGGGCCGAACGCCACCCTGACGAGCCTGGCGACGTGCGTGCACAGGGCCCGCCCATGCTTCCCGGAGAACGGTGCGTACGGCCGCGTCCAGGCTTTGGGACCCACGCCCGTGCCGCCGAGGCCTACAACTGAGCTCCACTCTTGGCTCTGCCGGCCCCGTACGGCCATCTGGCTTGCGGCCCCACTGAAACGCCCTCTGCTCTTGGGCCAGCCGACCTCGTACGGGCGTCCAGCCACCTAGCTACGAGGTCCCGCCGAGCGGCTCCGCCCTCGGCCCGGCCGACCCTGTACGTCCATCCGGCTGCAGCCCGAT is a genomic window containing:
- a CDS encoding penicillin-binding protein; the protein is MRLLAAGVVAGVLVAFIALPGVGSVGLTARDAANDFQEMDAELNTSPPPEKTVVYDAKGEQIAVFFDKYRESVRLNQIAPIMQKAVIGIEDSRFYEHGALDLKGTLRALVNNASSDSTQGGSTLTQQYVKNLLVENARTEEEYREVTAPTVDRKIRELRYALRLEETMSKNQILEGYLNIAYFGGGAYGVQAAAKRWFSKPAKDLTLPEAALLAGITQNPSAYDPVQNPRDARKRRDTVLYRMAQLGMITKAQADAAAAQPIKLNEDKPVGGCETSKAPFFCEYVKYEMYQILSDGKYWELPKQRQAEIESKLRRGGYVIRTTLSMKAQNALDKAVRSRVSPTSNKVAVEAMVQPGTGHIKAIGQSKRFGAGPGKTSLNLAADMWHGGGVGVSAGSTFKTFTLAAALEKRIPIRTSIHSPSRTTVSGFTSCNGDGFPPWTVANSDPAENGPYNLKNGTWMSVNTFYAELEKRVGLCDAVKMAERFGMKQGNGKPLQQVPSQVLGVNDVDMVHLAAAYAGFAARGKYCEPVAVLDVVAPDGGRLKLPEKECKQVVAQNVADQVNEILKGVLTQGTARGNGIGRPAAGKTGTCEDFTCAVFAGHTPNMAAAVAYWDLRGPWKYKVYGVYGATIPAPIWAQSMRGALAGEPAPAFATPVGDFGDLADVPDVRGRPVPEAMAMLREAGFNPEVVPRPVRSNRPPGTVANTSPGPRQEVEPGAKIMIYVSNGRDREDRPGRPGRDDFPWPFGD